The Cydia strobilella chromosome 5, ilCydStro3.1, whole genome shotgun sequence region GCGTGGCGATGACCAAGGCGCCGGCCCTTCAGGAAACCAAAAGAGGACCAGGGCGCCGGCCTGCTACTTGGTGGTCCTCCGTGTCAAAGGATTTAGAACGAAATATTTAGATGagaacggtttcactcacttgtatttttagtcgcttttggcgacatgtttgtattttgaaatatgtctcacgatagtttaagttcgatttaGAACGAGCCCAATAAAATTcacagacaacccaggacagacaGTCCTGGCACATGAGaacaaggagagccgaccccaaataatggaataaaggcaaagacgaagaagaagaagaagagatttGAAACATACATTCTTCAAGTAATATACTGCAGCTccactaagtttttttttaattcaaccaaaattatataaatcttCGGTGCACCCGCTGTCTGTCGTGAGACTCGTATCTCGTAAGTCGAAGCTCTAGTGCGAGCGGCGGGTGAAGGCCGCCAGCGACGTTCGGttcaagtttaaaaataatacgttAAGTTCAGCTGTTCCGCTGATTATTGAATGCTTACTGAACAAGTCGGGCATGGGCTCAattcgatatttttttaaaccatatagAGAAATGGCTGTATTTTCAATTATGATAATTAGGTATTTTTCAACATAGATTATACAGATCCCGAAATACGAAGTAAAACTTCTGAGCCAAAATCTGCGAAACAAATTTTTGTCGCAATTTCCAGAAGAAGCTAAACGGATGAGGTGTTCAGAAAGATCTGCACACGGTCTTATTCTGATCTTGaccataaatattaaaaaccggccaagtgcgagtcggactcgcgcaccgaaggttccgtactttttattttttgttatggcggcaacagaaatacatcatctgtgaaaatttcaactgtctagctatcacggttcatgagatacagcctggtgacagacagacggacagacggacagcggagtcttagtaatagggtcccgtttttaccctttgggtacggaaccctaaaaaaaactatagcgacccgccccggcttcgcacggatagttcaactaatgtacacaaaacctttacaaattatacacataaaccttcctcttgaatcactctatctattaaaaaaacagtatcaaaatccgttgcgtagttttaaagatctaagcatacatagggacagacatacagactacagacagcggaaaacgactttgttttatactatgtagtgataatattattttgaaataaaaagaaaacaatgcGTGATGGTTTGATTAAGTGTAATAAAATGTGAAAGTTATTTAGCTCTGTAATATTTTTCTGGCATTGGCTTCAATTAAACGTCTAGATTTCTCGCTAGCAAAACAAttagtatttataattaattacgaAACACCCAAAAGAATAACGAAGGTCATTGAACATTAACTTTTAGATTTTCTTACTCTCTGGAATCTGTATTATCTGTATTAATACTGGAAAAGCAAGTCATTCCTGTTCCTGTCCCTGAGAAAGTAAGTAGTAAGCGAGATATACTTGAACAATGTACTAATTGACTAATATACGTGTAAAGGTACTAAATGGACCTCTCCTCTGGTGGACCAATTATGTCCGTGCTGTTATGCCTGTTTTCTAATTGTAAGTTAACAGCGTTTCAATAAGTTGATACATTTCTACATCATACATCATtgacacagtctaaggaaaaaacgtgcctcgaaaatcacgaaaatttgattctcgatcagagggcgctactagctttggcctactgtcgtatagatggcgttgacggtttcgtttgttatttaacaattttaacgcatatcagtgaaacaacatgggtcaaaatcataaaaataattaatgcaaataaaaaaactcatttatccatatctaaatacatttaatcgtatttttataaatcttcatttttagttttaaagtgtgtcgatagatggcagtgaatttacagcggttacaaaatttactatgacagtaccgctctatcttattatatcctctttggtataaaGTACATATTGTGTTTTATTAAGGATCAGCACGCGTCTACTGGAAGCAAgtctataaaagaaaaatgttaataCAAAACACAAAAACTGGCCAGTTTCAGCAATTTACATAATCTATGATTCATCTGATCTGACCTTATATCACTTTCCTATTTTTTTCTATCAGCCTGCCCAAAGGTCACCGCCGGGTCGTGACCATGGGCCAGAGCGTGAGAAATTGCCTATCTCGGTCAACTCGACCAATCTGTGCCACTAGGAGAGTACTGGCGCCAGTTGAAAACTAGCTACTTACCATACAACTTGTCAATTAATTGTTGAAGATGATCTGGATTTTTGTGGTGCTGTGTCTGTTTTTGGGGAGTGTAGGTAAGTGCAATTTTGGATTATATTGTATAATCTATAAGGTCGATATTAGAGCGCTTGGAAAGCATGATCCTGGTCTTATCAAGTTGATCTGGACTTTTATGGTTCTGTTTCTGTTTTTGGAGAGTGTGGGTGAGTGGAGTTTTGGATTCTATAGTGTAATAGATAAGGTTAAGATTTGTCTGTGAATCCTGGTTTAAGCATAGTCTTAACTTCTAGCCGCCCACGTACCAAAATTTGCCAAGAGAAACGCAATTTCGAGtggtcaaaataattataaatcttATTATAAAGTCTCTGGTTAGAGGTTAAATCTGTATTCAGTATTGTGTTGTGTACTTCTTTGTTATATATAACTATGTCATTATACAAAGTCTATTTCttctttaatattttagaaCTCCAAGAATCCAGTGACAACATAGAAACcttaaaagaagaagatctcCAAAATGTAGAGCTGGAACCCCTGGAAGCGGTGTGTCCTGAGCTCAGCGGACAGATTATAGGTATTGAAattttacctttttagggttccgtacccaaagggtaaaaacgggaccctattactaagactccgctgtccgtctgtctgtcaccaggctgtatctcatgaaccgtgatagcaggacagttgaaattttcacagctgatgtatttcggttcccgctataacaacaaatactaaaaagtacggaaccctcggtgcgcgagtctgactcgcacatggccggtttttttatattaacttcactgttacaaaaaagaaaaatgcaaagcaaacaagtacctacctaacaatATACTAAAATTTTAAGGCTGAATTTAACTAACTTCTAATAAGCGTATATCGACCTGAACATTTGCATGTGCATGTGCAAATTGCAAAATATAGACGGCAGTAAATAAGTgtgtgtaaaatgtattttcccctcactagctcggaaagttgtcttttatccttcaatacaagcggggaaaaacgcgttttatccactagtggggaaagtaatttgaccttggatggagcgtgtttaagtagcttgacagataacaaaacgtaaatggTTTATTCGATatgaattatcattaaataaatggtttgagaatctaatgaaaaataccaaatttagctttatttaatgattttaagtcataaaccttaaaattccataagaaacgtttgtttttttataatgatgttaaatataattctgaacgcacaagttgagtcgatgcaatttcaaaacgcatcgttgacatttcatacgtcagaaatgtcaacattgtcaacaatttttttactaaaaaacttttctcaccgactcgcgtaaaaatacacaacttccagagttttctgttataatatcgtaaagaaatgagtgattccagtgatgaagatgatctaacgcctgtggatgttgcattttcctcgctatagtgaagtgaaaagttttgtgttatacacgggcgcaaatgtattttacttctcgtgtgtttaaacactcgctacgctcaggattctattttagaaccactcgcttcgcttgtggttcaactatagaatcctttcgcttgctcgtgtttcaattccacactcgcgggtaaaatacaactttgcacccttgtataacaaataactatttttggcATAACTTATTGATATTTAACATAgttttattgttgttatagactgatatttaacatttttttttgtttgtttgtaggtGGAAGAGCCAGCTCCATAAACAGACATCCTTACCAAGTGTCAATGGTTTTAAATAGGAACTCCTTCTGTGGAGGGTTCATCATTAGCCAAGACTATATCATGACTGCAGCGCATTGTGTTAACAAGTAAGTTCAATCTCTTTCTAATCAACAATACACTTGCAAAGAGATAGGTAGTTTATCTCGCTAGAGAGATACCTATAGCGCTGTTTTGTTAGAGgttatacattaaaaaaaaccggccaagtgcgagtcggactcgcgcacgaagggttccctaccattacggaaaaaaacagcaaaaaatcacgtttaaatatttatattattctgattttagtatttgttgttatagcggcaacagaaatacatcatctgtgaaaatttcaactgtctagctatcacggttcatgagatacagcctggtgacagacagacgaacagacggacagcggagtcttagtaatagggtcccgtttttaccctttgggtacggaacccctaaAATGGTACAAATATCTATCCCAAAATACAGCTTTCAAAATTGCGTAAGAATTGCTTTGACTATTGGAACTAATAAAAGGCCAATGTGCTTacagacaaagatagatataactccgtaatagatggatacagtctaaggaaaaaacgtgcctcgaaaatcaagaaaatttgattctcgttcagagggcgctactagttttggcctacagtcgtatagatggcgttgacggtttcgtttgttatttaacaattttaacgcatatcagtgaaagaacatgggtcaaaatcataaaaataattaatgcaaataaaaaaaatcatttatatatatttaaatacattctatcgtatttttataaatcttcatttttagttttaaagtgtgtcgatagatggcagtgaatttactggggttacaaaatttactatgacagtaccgctctagtataagttactctatgttacagATAACTCAAGTAGATAACATCTTTAAAGTAGTTTAGTGTGCGGGTGACCCGAGGAGCTTTCTTTGAAAATGTATAAGTCCTGTAGTCTctaatttggggcattttctatgaaaagggaccttattgtcgatggcgcttacgccgcacagcgtcgcgcggcattgtatttatatcggagcatcgtttataatggcgtaaccGCTatagacaataaggtccctttttatagaaaataccacatttgcaTGGAGATTATAGCCCAAACCATCTTCCAAGCACAGGCCTGAATCAGTGGGACGTGTATAGGGAGCATGCGTAacctgtagggggcagcacggAGCCTCctgtttattggcgcgaagaataaatgtcaagtttaagcgTCCGTGTAGCCCACAACACGGCGGAACCTACTATGCATAAGAAAATGCACGTGAACTGTAGAGGGCAGCACTTTCCTTGGCGTGTAGTATCAATGTACAGTTTAtatttccgattcaggccacaagatggcagaccctccaacgcgcacggctcCAATAAACTTATTGATGACACAACAACTGATGATGATATCGACTGCTCATGCAGTTTGTGtccccacaataaaaaaaaatttgccatTTATTATAAACATCTTTGGGAAAAGCAAGCACACGATAACAAAAATATCATATTACCaatcaaataaacaaaatcaaaaattaTATAACCAACAGCGGTGGCCAAAAACATACCGCTACAAATTAGCGATGATTTTGCTAAAATATTGTGTTTTAATCGCCTGTAGCTGTCATATGTCCCACGACTCCCACGTGTCGTGGTCCCGTACAATCCCGCGCTTAGTTTATTATCACTCGGTCGTAAAACTATTCTCACTTGTGATGATGTGGTAATAATATCATTAAGTACATGTTTTTACGAGATGACGGAGTGATACTGTCGGAATTGTCCGATAATAAATTACCGAAATAAGATACAAGAGGAAAGTTTGCTTGTCATGAAGCTAACGAATCCctactaattaatataataaatgcaaaagtaactgtctgtctacATTACCATTATTCCATGGAGACGGAGTCGCGGACAGTAGCTAGTCTTACATAAATAGATACAATACCCAAACATATGTAAACACTAGCTTCTGAaataggagaggcaagatgttaggacacctaatacgaaacgacaactttttccttaacatcctggaaggaaaaattgaaaagacgagaggcagtggaaagcctacaatcacatatctgagccaagtaaaagagaatgcatcgtacgagcaaatcagaagactggctcaggaaagaaaggactggcaattactccaccgacaagagcaaagctcttaagtggtgatgatgatgatgatgagcttCTGAAAatactatcctatgtcctttcccggaattcaaactatctccatatcaaatttcatttaaatcggttcagtggtttaagcatgaagacataaaattaattttgcgTTTATAATACGTATTAATACTATAAGGATATGGTCGCCATGTTATCTGGTAGAATAGTTCTCCACGGGTACATGCAAAAGATCCTCTTTAGTATTGCGACAAGTAAAGTTTTAGTGTCTTCGTTGTCtactcgtgaaataggtattccCTGTTTAATAAGCTTTACAAATTGCTAACACTCTTTCAGCACGGATCCGTCGGCCATCCGTCTCCGTGTCGGATCCACCCGGCGCGATTCAGGCGGCCGTATCGTCCGTGTCGCGAACGTATCCGTGCACCCGCAGTACGGACGGCCGACATTTGACCATGATATAGCCGTGTTGAGATTGGCTCAGCCTTTAGCTTGGAGCGCGGCGATTCGACCTATACGGTTACCGGCTAGAGGACAGGCGGTTCCGTTGGTCAGATTGACTGTCACCGGATGGGGGCTCACTgctgtaagtattttttattattaaacagtAGCAGAAGAGTAGATACATCAGATACTTTCGCCctctctcttcttcctgcccttatcccacgttatgtgcacaacatgtttttctcttccattctcctctatctttcgtcacctcagcactcactcctttctttctcatatcctctttcacacaatccatctatcgctttttgggtctaccattcgctctccgtccatcaacattcatccctaacattcttttgcctatatggtattcatccctcctcatcacatgcccataccacgctaacctacttcTTCCTACTAATCAGATACTTTCGCCCACGGACATATAAGCAACATCAAAAGAGGCACTTCCTGTAGCTGGTCGCATTGTCAATGTATCCGTGCACCCATAGTACGGATGACCGGCATTTGGCTATGGTATAGCGGTGTTGAGATTGGCTCAGCCCCTAGGGTGGAGTGCTGCGATTCGACCTATACGGTTATCGACAAGAGGACAGGCGGTGCCGATAGTCAGGCTGAATGTTACTGGTGTCTAGGGTCTTACTGCCGTATTTTTCACAATAAGATACAACAGAAAGGACACGAGGAGACAAGTCTGATACTAGTAAGCGTTCATTGTCGCCTAAGCTAGGTACATCAAAAGAGCCATTTATGCGTGTAAGCTGGTTGCGTTACCAACGTGTCACGTCAACGTTTGACCGCATTTTTTTTGTCTCTGTTtgatattaatatatttgttttagccTCGGGGCCGTCGAATTCCACGAATCATGATGGAGGCAAATGTACCAGTAGTCCCACACTGGCTATGTCAACTCTCATACGGAGGCTCTTTGACCAACAACATGTTCTGTGGAGGGCACTTCCTTATAGGCGGAGTTTCTTCTTGTCAGGTACGTGTAACCGGGGACGATGGATCCCTTGACTGATGATGGAGGCTAAGGTACCAGTAGTCCCTCACTGGCTATGTCAACTCTCATACGGAGACTCTTTGACCAACAACATGTTCTGTGGAGGGCACTTCCTTATTTTAGGGGTGTCTTCCTGTCAGGTACGTGTCCTGAGCTGAGGACTTCATTGCCTGACGATGGATACCTTGCCTTAGAAATCACTCACGtcagaacggtccgggtccgggccgaggcttccgacacttctaatgtgagtcatcctttatttataatgtttggTTTGGTTTATTTCTGTGGCACTAAACATAAATAGGAATAGACCCAGACTAGAGATTCGATTATAGATACCGGTCAGAGTAAGAGCCTTTCACACAGGCGaagaaaaaatctgaaaatctGTATTATTCGTATGTTACACATAAGGTCAATATAGGTAAGTGTAGCTACGGGATAAGTGTTACTGGCTTTCATAccggggcctgtttacacattgattcgTGTTTAGTGCGAattcatacatttgccactaaacgcaagtagcaaaaTGTATCATATCAACTCGCAAATGTGTAAACGcccccaatgtgaaggccaacCACACTTAACCCGCAGTCACACTTACCCGTAATGAATTAAGATGATTATTTATTAGTGCAATACTTAGTAAAATAAGGCGGTCTTAATTTCACAAGGAACTAGCGACTGCCTTTTCCTTGATCAGTTTGACGAAAGAATGAAcgataatttaaattgtattttatcatatttataaattaatttaaaatgtattttctaatgcctaacttattacatttgtacattaaatattattatgtataggtactttagttcTTAGCTCTTAAATGTATTGCAATACCCTCACAGGGTTGTGTTGAGACATGTAATGACTTATGCATAAGATCTTTTGTTCACACACTaagcaaggaataaatgaaatgaaatattttttttgtcaaggAATTGTGGGATGATTAGAAATTGAAAATGCTTCGTGTTATGGTCCGAGTCTGATCTGGATCTAAGCTAAGATTcgggtccggtacggtacgggtACGGTTGGGTCCATGTCGATATTGCTGTTGAAGTCGATATCAAAACCGTGTCAAAAATCTTCCTTGTAAAAGAAAGTCTCCAGGGGCCAAATTAATTGAAACTGGTATTGCATGTATGAAATAGTCACGTAAATCTTCGTAGCAAAATTTCGTACAATATCtcaacacgcactctaacgctttgacaatagaggcgggttcagatatttgtgagcaccttagccgctccgatatatctgatggcgactgaacGATTGCAtggcatcttggctaagccTCCTATGATGTCGAACATAATATCGGATATCGGATATTACCGGGTAAAGGACAGTGTGGAAACGCTTTAATGCCCAGCCCGTAGATTTATCACCTGTGCCACGTAATAATGCGCGCGCGCCATTTGGCAGCCGTTTCTAAACATTGATACCACAATACTTTACATTTGAGTCAGTGGACGTCTCTGATcttttaattaagtaggtaatctTATTGACAGAGTGAAACTAAgctctccgtttcagcttgagaAAATTTGGCTTTATAAACCTGTTATCTTATGATGTCCACAGGAAAAATGCATAAtcttaacatatattttttgttattttttaaaaatttccagttttcagatttttccctctATTAGTAGTGTacgacgatattacttgccaaatttcatagttctaggttaaCGGAAAGTACCCTattaattttgattcccttaagtgtcgaaatatacgttttttgcgatataaacggccgtatctttttattacgttaacttagaagtttgattttttcacagcttcaagggaccgtaAACCTGAGTTAAAaattcaactcgatacctccacgcgttcccgagataaagggtcttgacagacagacaaacggacggacggacagacggagggacaacaaagtgatcctatgagggttttgaggtacggaaccctaaaaacgtccaAATCGCTGTCGAAGTGTGTCGATAAGGCTGGCCTCATTGTCACGTTTAATGGCAAATGCTTATACGCTGAGCGAAATACTGGCCAG contains the following coding sequences:
- the LOC134741278 gene encoding trypsin-like; translated protein: MIWIFVVLCLFLGSVELQESSDNIETLKEEDLQNVELEPLEAVCPELSGQIIGGRASSINRHPYQVSMVLNRNSFCGGFIISQDYIMTAAHCVNNTDPSAIRLRVGSTRRDSGGRIVRVANVSVHPQYGRPTFDHDIAVLRLAQPLAWSAAIRPIRLPARGQAVPLVRLTVTGWGLTAPRGRRIPRIMMEANVPVVPHWLCQLSYGGSLTNNMFCGGHFLIGGVSSCQGDSGGPAVFQGVAYGVVSFARGCALPLSPTVFTNIAALRDWVTTTTGL